The Enterococcus rotai genome includes a window with the following:
- a CDS encoding TVP38/TMEM64 family protein, whose amino-acid sequence MGRNILKRIIYVLPIVGVISFTGLVIYGYSKGIFHSVQSLQDFIKQFGEYAVFIFIFLQILQVIVPILPGGISTVVGMLMFGNVQGLLYSYVGLIIGEIIVYWLARYYGKSFARLILTKKRYLKFEKMLDRPEKGIKRLMIITLLVPFAPDDLVCLVAGLTDLPFKEYMKILLIFKFWSVATYGYAVLFLFNRFLIG is encoded by the coding sequence ATGGGACGTAATATTCTAAAACGAATCATCTATGTACTGCCGATTGTAGGTGTCATCAGTTTTACTGGTTTGGTGATTTATGGTTATTCTAAAGGGATTTTTCATTCTGTTCAATCGCTACAGGATTTTATTAAGCAATTTGGCGAATATGCGGTATTTATTTTTATCTTTTTACAGATATTACAGGTCATCGTGCCAATCTTACCTGGCGGTATTTCCACGGTTGTCGGTATGTTGATGTTTGGCAATGTTCAAGGGCTACTTTATAGTTATGTCGGTTTGATCATCGGGGAAATCATTGTTTACTGGTTAGCTCGCTATTACGGCAAGTCCTTTGCCCGATTGATTTTAACGAAGAAACGTTATTTAAAATTTGAAAAGATGCTGGATCGTCCCGAAAAAGGGATCAAGAGATTGATGATTATTACCTTGCTCGTTCCATTTGCACCAGATGATTTGGTGTGCTTGGTGGCTGGTCTGACTGATCTTCCTTTTAAGGAGTATATGAAAATTCTACTGATTTTTAAATTTTGGTCAGTTGCCACTTATGGCTATGCGGTCTTGTTCTTGTTCAATCGTTTTTTGATTGGTTGA